The Caretta caretta isolate rCarCar2 chromosome 10, rCarCar1.hap1, whole genome shotgun sequence genome has a window encoding:
- the MSRB1 gene encoding methionine-R-sulfoxide reductase B1: MSFCAFFGGEPFRSHFEPGIYICSKCGYELFSSRAKYQHSSPWPAFTETVHADSVAKYEERPGALKVSCGKCGNGLGHEFLNDGLKRGQSRFUIFSSSLKFIPADKAEQDLKK; this comes from the exons ATGTCCTTCTGCGCCTTCTTCGGCGGGGAGCCGTTCCGGAGCCACTTCGAGCCCG ggatTTACATCTGTTCCAAATGCGGTTATGAGCTGTTCTCCAGCAGAGCAAAATACCAGCACTCGTCTCCTTGGCCGGCCTTCACTGAAACCGTGCATGCCGACAGTGTGGCCAAGTACGAAGAGCGGCCGGGCGCCTTGAAG GTGTCCTGTGGCAAATGCGGCAATGGACTGGGCCATGAGTTCCTCAACGACGGGCTGAAGAGGGGGCAGTCTCGCTTCTGAATATTCAGTAGCTCGCTGAAGTTCATCCCTGCAG